Proteins encoded by one window of Candidatus Acidiferrales bacterium:
- a CDS encoding M48 family metalloprotease, translated as MRKSGWFLGAVTACLFLFLLPGPAAGQENQNEANLSPQMALDQALLREKTYAENLAAYAPLAETYLQEFPPDTRQGVLPKKDYYSISQLTFTKGIESKPFLESTFFQRLWSRFGFGVIYRSAGFAEPMVFTQTNFDRSNYDFQYVRREFLGEVRCFVFDVTPTKKRPGDFMGRIWVEDRDYNIVRFNGAFVGDSRFRLFFHFDSYRENVKPGVWLPTYIYAEESDKVQGLLATRVRLRALTRIWGYERKQFRMDEFTSIQVEDPAGVKDETDPGKDLTPLEAMRSWRQQAEDNLLDRMQAAGVLAPKGEVDKVLQTVVNNLIVTNNLEVQPEVRCRVLLTTPLESFTVGHTIVLSRGLIDVLPDEASLGAILAHELGHITASHSVDTKHAFHDRMIFEDYQVMRRISLKRNVAEEKEADEKGLAFLKNSPYKDKLENAYLFLRAAQKASRETPQLLRGHFGNSLELKKRAERMAAVAGSTPQDSAVPWDRITALPLGARVKVDSLTGKVAMAKSKPAPLYSPRDKLEFQLAPLSPFLYRMPPQPARVASASPGM; from the coding sequence ATGCGTAAATCAGGATGGTTTTTGGGGGCGGTTACCGCTTGCCTGTTTCTCTTTCTTTTGCCCGGCCCTGCTGCCGGCCAGGAGAATCAAAATGAGGCGAACCTTTCGCCCCAGATGGCCCTGGATCAGGCCCTGCTGAGAGAAAAGACCTATGCCGAGAACCTGGCCGCTTATGCGCCGCTGGCGGAAACCTACCTCCAGGAATTCCCTCCCGATACCAGGCAGGGCGTTCTCCCGAAAAAAGATTACTACTCGATCAGCCAGCTCACTTTCACCAAGGGAATCGAATCGAAACCGTTCCTGGAATCGACTTTTTTCCAAAGATTGTGGAGCCGGTTCGGCTTCGGCGTGATTTACCGGAGCGCTGGCTTTGCCGAGCCGATGGTGTTCACGCAAACGAACTTTGACCGGAGCAACTACGATTTCCAATATGTGCGCCGAGAGTTCCTCGGCGAGGTGCGGTGCTTTGTCTTCGACGTGACCCCCACAAAGAAGCGTCCGGGCGACTTCATGGGCAGGATCTGGGTGGAGGATCGGGACTACAACATTGTGCGTTTCAACGGCGCATTTGTCGGCGATTCCCGTTTCCGCCTCTTTTTTCATTTTGACAGCTACCGAGAAAATGTGAAGCCCGGAGTCTGGCTTCCCACCTACATTTACGCCGAAGAATCCGACAAAGTCCAGGGGTTGCTCGCCACTCGGGTACGGCTCCGGGCTCTGACCCGGATCTGGGGGTATGAGCGAAAACAGTTTCGCATGGATGAGTTCACCAGCATTCAGGTCGAGGACCCGGCGGGGGTGAAAGACGAGACCGACCCGGGCAAAGACCTCACTCCGCTCGAAGCCATGCGAAGCTGGAGGCAACAGGCCGAGGATAATCTGCTGGATAGGATGCAAGCCGCCGGCGTACTTGCCCCCAAAGGCGAAGTGGACAAGGTCTTGCAAACCGTCGTGAACAACCTCATTGTCACAAACAATTTGGAGGTCCAGCCCGAGGTCCGTTGCCGGGTTTTGCTCACCACTCCGCTGGAGTCGTTCACCGTCGGCCACACTATCGTCCTCAGTCGAGGGCTCATCGATGTCCTTCCGGACGAAGCCAGCCTGGGGGCTATCCTCGCCCACGAGCTCGGCCACATCACCGCCAGCCACTCCGTGGACACCAAGCACGCCTTCCATGACCGCATGATTTTTGAAGATTATCAAGTCATGCGGAGAATCTCGCTCAAGCGCAATGTGGCCGAGGAAAAAGAGGCCGACGAAAAGGGTTTGGCCTTCCTGAAGAACTCTCCCTACAAGGACAAGCTGGAGAATGCCTATCTGTTCTTGCGGGCGGCACAGAAAGCTTCCCGGGAAACGCCCCAGCTCCTGCGCGGGCACTTTGGAAACTCGCTCGAGCTGAAGAAAAGAGCGGAGCGAATGGCTGCCGTGGCGGGTTCGACCCCGCAGGATTCGGCGGTGCCGTGGGACCGGATTACCGCCCTGCCCCTGGGGGCCCGCGTCAAGGTCGATTCTCTGACTGGAAAAGTGGCCATGGCCAAGAGCAAGCCGGCGCCCCTTTACTCGCCCAGGGACAAGCTTGAATTCCAGTTGGCGCCGCTCTCGCCTTTCTTGTACCGGATGCCCCCGCAGCCGGCACGGGTCGCCAGCGCGAGCCCGGGCATGTAA